The Nymphaea colorata isolate Beijing-Zhang1983 chromosome 7, ASM883128v2, whole genome shotgun sequence DNA window ATCTTTGGTGTTCTACTATGATGTGTACGTACAGGAATGTTAACAggtccaattcaaatcagatacaCTCTTTGCCATATCCAGTTTTTTCAATCTTCAtttatttggattcgaatatgaatgaagaaaaatgtatatcatattcaaatctgaatctgatattCAGATTcacatccgaatctgaatccgacttttaaactGAATTCAAAGAGCATTATGGACAGATATATGATACTTGTTTAAAATTCTATCTGATCATAAACTAATTCTGATCAAATTTTACTTAAATCCGAACCTGAATCTGTCATTTCTAAAGTCCAAAgctgatccgatttcttaataagttttcaattttttttccatatcccaTTTTATCTTTAAAGTAGTCCGGTCAGACATAGGATCTAAATCAGAATTATTGACATCTTTATgcacataataaaaaaattcttgcaGCATGTGCTTATGCTGTGTTTAGAAAATTTGTACAGGTTCTAACAATATACACGAAAGTGATACTTCCTTTAGTATTATACTTGAAAATTTGCATGAATTTTAAGTCGCACCCATTAACACGTTCTAATTATTGTTGATCTTATTGAAATCATTTAATTGAACAGTCTTGAAACTGAAAACAAATCCTTCAAAGTGATCTTCGATCCTTGTATGTTAATCTGTTAACAAAATTTCATCtcttaagttgaaaaaaaaaggggaacaAGTAGAAGTTCTCTTACAATAATCACAATACCCCTTGCTGCTGCTGCACGTATATGGGCCTGATGTTCAAGATCCTAATATGTAAACTTCTAATAAGACAGGATCAAACTTTTAGTAAGACATGGtctttcatttttaataataaaaaaaattatgtattgagatgttaatttctttttgggcAGCTACTTAGAAGGAACTCTTGTTGTCACATTGTTGTTTTAGATGGATTCTCATGTCTTGCAGCAGTTGCCAGTACTCAATAGTTAAAACCTTAGGGACCATTTGGCAATGTGAACAATTTGTTGCACTTCCTTGAATCTATCGggcaaatttttgaaatcttaGACCACACTTTCATAAACCTGCCACAATCTTTGAGGCTTGAGAGCAATAACAGattgttactgttgtcaaaTGTCCCCTTTGGGTTGGACCTCTTTTTTATAGTCGAAGACAAGAATATGAGTAGGCAATTGACATAGGCGGCCATAAAAGTAGATTGGGTGAAAATTTTTTGCTGAACATTTCTTGCTTTTACATGAATAATCTGCTTTTATGAAACATATCTAGATATACAATATTACACAACTAGATATACAATATTACACTCTAGAGATACTAAAGGGGGAAAACAATAACCTCTCTTCCACTTCGCTTGCTCCTCCTAAAACCgccagagattttttttttttttttttgtgaaagagCTGTATCAATTCAATCCGTGAGGTTTGAAACATACTTGAACGGTAAGACCTGTTTCAGGAGAGAAGGTGAAGAATTTTTTCAGTTCTTATGTTCACACTACAAAATACAGGAACGCATCCTAAAGAACATCTTGGTCCCATTCCCaatgcaaaattgaaaatctcagTCCATTTCATTCAATAAGAAATTGAAAGTCTCCTGCTCCCACAAGAGATCATGCTAAGggtttttcctttcaaattcgTTGATATCAGTCCTGTCcattctctctcacacacactctctctccccttgTTCCTGTCATCCTATTCTGGGTTTTTCGGTTCAAGCGTGAGCTTCTatgaagtttcttttttttcattggggAGTTTGTAAAGGGGAAATGGTATTCCTAAGGAAGCCTTTCAGGAGCCTCTCTGTGTCCCTCTGACGACCATGATGCTCATAGATGCTTGATGTCACATGTAGAATCTTGTTGTACTCTCTGCAATCACCACTTCCACCAGTGGTGCCGTATGCCTTCAGCTCCTGTTGTGTCCACCGAAAAGTATGGGGTCATCTATAAGACcaccaaagagaaaaacaaaaactggaGATCAAAGAAACAGTCTGCTGCTATGACTATGATGCAACACTAAATCTTTTATACATGGTCAAGAAAGCCATCTCAAAGGGTATTGTTCGTCTGTGAAAATGTCAACATTCACATTAGGAAGAAAAACTTTTGCTACCAAACCTAATCACAGGTAAGCAGAGAAAGATAAGACTAATGAAGACAAATGATATacatagagagggagagaggtaTATTCACTAAAAGCATTTCATATGTACAACTGAGGCACCAAACTCCACATAATCCTCCTTCGTAATCCACATCTGTAAAGGAAAGGTAAACATGAAgcagtaagagagagagagagagagagaaagagaaagagagagtatgtgtgtgtgttatggATACAGCAGACACCATTTTTCTCCAGGTCTGCTCTAGCAACTGTTTGGTAAAACAACAAATGCAGTAAACCAGCATCTTGGGGTGGGCAACCGTCGATCTCATGGTCTGCTCCTAAAATAGATACGCAGGGAAAGCATTCAAAGACCTTGCCAGGCTCATAACAGATGTCCAGAGCTGCCATGGCTTATGGGTTGCCTGCCCAACAAAGTCTATACATGGAACTGTGTTGCCAGTCTTGAAATGACCAGCAAACAGTACCAGCTAAACTTCCACACCAACCAATGAATGACTTAAGAGATGGACCATACCCAGCTTTAGATACATGGATTCATACAGGATTACCAAAAGGTTTTCATGATGATGTGCCAAAGGGGATTTACCTGATCGAAACTGCTAAGAGAAGCCAGGATAGACCCTCCAATCCAGGCACCATATTTCCTCTCTGGTGGTGACATGATTCTTATTCTTGTGGTTGGTGGAGCCATTTCCTTCAGCTCCTTTGCAAGCCGGTTAACCAACCCAGGCAACCCGGTGGTCCCACCACTCAACACAATATTTGCATACATGTCCCTCCTCACATCAATGTCACACTTTCTTATGGACCTGGTTATGGCCTCATGCATTCCACATGACTCCACGCCAACCCAGCTTGGCTCAAATAGGATCTCCGTGCAGCTGAACCTACAAGAGCCCACTTTGATGACTTGACCATCAGGCAACTCATACAGCTGATCTCGGGTCGAGCTCTCCCTGGCAGCAGCCATCTCCTGCTTGAAGTTGAATGCAACATAAGCTAGCTTTTCCTTTATGTCCCGAATGATCTCTTGTTCTGCTGGAGTGGAGAACACATGACCATCTTCTATTAGAGAATTTGCTAGGGCCTCAGTAATGTCCTTGCCAGCAATATCAACCCTGTAAATTGCATGGGGAAGGGCATATCCTTCATAAATTGGAACTACATGGGTCACACCCTCTCCTGAGTCTATCACCATACCTGTAATTGCACACTCTTAACAAAGTGCCAGTGTGGCTGCTTTTGGCATAAAGTTTGACTAATACATGAATCTTACTAAAACTAGAATTGATGAAGGAGATATTTCACATAACTCGGTTGAATGAAGTTGTCAAACAGAACCAGAGAACATCAAGTTAGCATAACAAAGTTCCAACAAAGATGCTTCATAAGTAAACATCAAACACCAAATGTTAATGACCCATGTACTAAATTTAGTACAATAGTTCATCTTagagtaaattaaaaaaaaaattacaagcaCAATCAATTAAGGGACAGCAAGTTTAGGTGATAATCATGTATTTCCTGTCAAGATGAGTATGAGAATTGAAAGGGGCAGGTCTTTTAGACATAATCTTCCTTATTTACCTAGATCAGTGAGAGAGGCCCCTGCACAATGAAGTTAATACTTAATACACAGTTTGATTATACAAACTTTCTACTAATAAAttaatccaaaattcaattatATATTGAGATCAAATGTGAAATGTAGGCCTGTCAAGGGGCTGAAACTGAAAAGGCTTGGAGCCACAGTTGGAGTATGAACCCAAATTGATGATTCAGAGTATGACTAGATTGTTTAAAGTGGAACCAACTCTTTAAAATGCCTATTGGGCTCAGGAGTCCATATGCAGATAAAAGGGTGCCCCATCAAGCACTTGAAGACAAGTCATCAGAAGCTTAGTTGAATCCACATGAGATTCATATCAACAAGTTTTGTCTGGTAAAGAACAACTTATATGAACTAATTCGAGCTTATAAGCAACATCTCGAATCGAAGGACAAAAAAAGTATAAGAATCCAACTCAAGCAACAAGAAATCCTGGTGTTAGTAGAAAAAACTGAATCTTGAAAACTGGAGGTTGGTTTGAGGTCTCACGAATCCACACATAGAACAACATTGAGAAGGATTTCAGTCAACCAGACCAAATgattgaaaaatacaaacagaAACATTGCCAGACAAACCCGATATCTGGATCAGCAATTTGCTGTCAAGGGACAAGTAAATGACAGCTCTATATTGAAGCTAACACGAGTGTTTTAACAAAGGTGAGAGACCAAACCAGTTGTGCGCCCACTAGCATAGAGGGATAAGACTCCCTGGGTTGCTACGTAGCTTGCTGGCACATTGAATGTCTCAAACATGATCTCAATCATCTTCTCCCGATTAGCCTTTGGAGTTAAAGGGGCTTCAGTCATGAGAACTGGCTGCTCTTCTGCACATGTCAAAAGCTCCCTTTCATATACGTGCTGCCATATACATGCCATGTCTTCCCAGTCTCTAACTGCGCCATGCTCTATTGGAGATTTTAATAAAAGAATCCCACTTTTCGCTTGAGCCTCCTCACCAACATAGACCTCCTTTATGTTTGCAATGCCTGCATTCATGCTCCTGTTCTTCCGCCGCCCAATGACGCTAGGAACAATGGCACAAGGTGCATCATCACCAGCAAATCCTGCCTAGaattagaaaatgaataaaGGTTCTTAAGATTATGGCAATGGTTGTAACTAAACTTTTACAATTCTTGATTTTGAAAGGTTCCATGATACCAAGTGATTGAGCTTGGTTCAAAGATAGAGATTTTATTGGGATAATTATAAAAAGCAACACGCAGGAGCCACCCTGTTGTCTGGCATTCGATATTAGTTCAGTCTAGTGAATTTTGCTGATTCTGATACAGGTTTTACCTGATCAGCTCATTTTACAATTAGGAATTTCCTTGGATCTAAACAATGTACAGCTAAAATCTCTCTGCTAGTTTACATTGTCATATTTaagctttttgttttatttgataaTATATTTTGATAAGTCAGACAATTCAATCCTTTGAAGTGAATACCTTCATGCAGCAACTTGACTGAAAGGGAAAGAAGGCAACTAAGCATTTATGCGGCTGCCAGCAAGATCGGTGCTTAAGATAAGCCATGTCATAAACAAAACATGCATTCGAAGATAGAGACAAGGACAAATCATGCAATTTCCCCCCATCGTATGACGCTTACTTCTACAGAATTTTACTCTTAAAAAAGGGAAGTAATGTCATTTTCTCAGAAACAATAATCCTCTGTAAATGCACGCTCATGGAACTGTCATACGTTAAGAGGAGATAGACAACTTAGAAATCAATCAGAAAGGACAAAAGGATCGTGTGGACGAGTTATCAGGTTTGAGACTCCACAGTTTTATCTAGGAAGTAAGCGTCAACGTTAGCTCCTCAACTTTTCTCACAGTTTCCTGACTATTTCTTGATTCCAAACTGTAATCGGAGATCATGATCCCTAGGCGTCACTACTAGTCCTTTTGCTGAATCTATGCGATTTTACATGCAGAAAACAGATAGACAACTGCCCAAAATATGCTAGAAATGAAATTTCTAAACATTCCATCAACTACCTTTCATGTTCCCgggaaacaaaagaagaacaagaaaaagaaatagtcaTTCGATCGCTACCTTTATTGTGCCTGATCCGTTGTCACAGATAATTGCCCGATCTCTGTCACCATTATCCATATTGACAAGCAGTAAACTCTACCAACCAATCTTTAAAGAAGCAGAGAGTGGTTTCAAGGAATGCTTTGCGTTTCGATATCAGCAGATGTTATTGACGATTCTGATAATCAGATGACGTTGGTGCTTGATAATAATGGAAGGATTGATCTGAGCATCAAATTCTACATAcagaaagagaaacagaggCGCTTTCCTTTGTTAACACAAAGATTTCTTAAAACATTATATGCTGTTCACAGAGGAGAGGATGTTATCATGGCACCCACTTTGCGGAGTAACTGTGCCGATCAATCTCGTCGTCCTGGAGAGGAGAAACTCGAGGGAGAAAAGTACCTTTACAGCTCCTTCGTTTACGACAAAGCTTCTCGCAGGGCCCTCCCTCTCAGGGAGACGGGGGGCCCTCCTTCCGTTAACGCAGAGATTTCTTGAAACACGATTTCTTAAGATGGTGCACGTTGTTCCTGTCAGGGATGTGAACGGTTCGGAATCGGGTCGAGTTGACAATTTACCATATCCAATTTCGTCGGTTTCTTAAATTGAAGTAAAATTGCAGTTAGATAGGAACGCCATCAGGTGTCAAATCAAAGCGAAGGTGGATTTGAGATTAACTCTAAAAAAAACTATAGATTTCAGCTGTcatcatggatttgagattctctcctacttgagatccaaaaaaaaattaaacggAACATATGATTGTTTCTAGAAGCCGCTATATAAATTCTAAATTTTGTATGAAgctaaacaaaaaattattgaaaattttatatagtaaaatttatttttcaaaagtgaGGAGGGCCATCGCCCCCACCAGCCCCTTCTCCACCcctataatttatttttttaaacgcAGGGGagaaccaaaattttttcataagaacggcaccaaaatttttttgataagaaaaaccgaattaaagtttttaaattttgactacagtcgaaatatcttttttaaaaaattttatataaaacaagtaaattttttttaaaatttaaatgtaatttaaaaaaaaattgaggtaggaTTAAGGCCCATGCGCCTtaccttggctccgcctctGTGTAGTGTTGAAGGCAAAATGAAAGGTATCACCCAAAACATGCCCTAAGGTTTGGATAATACATGAATGATTATTGGATCCAAGTCTAATTTCATTGAGAGCTTTATGGATCTGAGTTCATGGATGTGGTTTTAGCTTTTTGGGTACAACATCATCTTACCAATAGTGCTTGATATTGTCGAGATcaagtttatatatgtatttactATTTACCCAAAGCAAGCCAGAACCTTGGAGGTATAagcaggggcgaagccagaatttttttcaagggtGGACCAAACGGTTTGCTGGTCGGGTTAAGAGGAGCGACAGATCGAGTCAAGAGGAGCAACATGCCgggtcaaactaaaaaaatttgattttttcaatataatttttttttcctacgcTCACCCGGGTCATAGCCCAAgcggcccccctccctcccttcccccTCTCTCCGCCCCTAAGTATAAGAGTATAATGTTTGGAGTTTTCTATCAAAGGGGTTTCTCTtagtaaacataaaaaagaaatctaTGGGTTGGGAAGAAATTTACCATATAGCCCCTGTGCTTGTACATTTTAGTCACATTTGACATGAGGCATTTTTAGGTTCTCTAATAAAGAGATCTATGATCCGTTTTTGCTTAGGAATTTTTATCTAAGACAATATTCTTTCCtaatttgttgattttttgtgAATAACATAAGTTTGGGTTGCTCAGTGTTGAGAGGGTGGTTCACCGCTTGTATGTTTTATTCttagattttaattttcttttctttatattcCTTATTCTAGTAATTAGCTACAAACAAGGGCagaacaaagattttttttttaaggccaaattgaattttttaaactttttataagggccaaaatgtatttttcaaatttctcatGAGCaccaaattaatatttttaaaatttacagtaatttttttaaagtccTAGCTCTCTCTACCGAGCTTCAAAAAGCTTCACCCAATATCTGGAGTTGACTTTTGAATGCATTGAAGTTCAAGTGTCATTAT harbors:
- the LOC116257581 gene encoding uncharacterized protein LOC116257581 isoform X4, whose protein sequence is MNAGIANIKEVYVGEEAQAKSGILLLKSPIEHGAVRDWEDMACIWQHVYERELLTCAEEQPVLMTEAPLTPKANREKMIEIMFETFNVPASYVATQGVLSLYASGRTTGMVIDSGEGVTHVVPIYEGYALPHAIYRVDIAGKDITEALANSLIEDGHVFSTPAEQEIIRDIKEKLAYVAFNFKQEMAAARESSTRDQLYELPDGQVIKVGSCRFSCTEILFEPSWVGVESCGMHEAITRSIRKCDIDVRRDMYANIVLSGGTTGLPGLVNRLAKELKEMAPPTTRIRIMSPPERKYGAWIGGSILASLSSFDQMWITKEDYVEFGASVVHMKCF
- the LOC116257581 gene encoding uncharacterized protein LOC116257581 isoform X1, with protein sequence MDNGDRDRAIICDNGSGTIKAGFAGDDAPCAIVPSVIGRRKNRSMNAGIANIKEVYVGEEAQAKSGILLLKSPIEHGAVRDWEDMACIWQHVYERELLTCAEEQPVLMTEAPLTPKANREKMIEIMFETFNVPASYVATQGVLSLYASGRTTGMVIDSGEGVTHVVPIYEGYALPHAIYRVDIAGKDITEALANSLIEDGHVFSTPAEQEIIRDIKEKLAYVAFNFKQEMAAARESSTRDQLYELPDGQVIKVGSCRFSCTEILFEPSWVGVESCGMHEAITRSIRKCDIDVRRDMYANIVLSGGTTGLPGLVNRLAKELKEMAPPTTRIRIMSPPERKYGAWIGGSILASLSSFDQMWITKEDYVEFGASVVHMKCF
- the LOC116257581 gene encoding uncharacterized protein LOC116257581 isoform X2 — protein: MDNGDRDRAIICDNGSGTIKAGFAGDDAPCAIVPSVIGRRKNRSMNAGIANIKEVYVGEEAQAKSGILLLKSPIEHGAVRDWEDMACIWQHVYERELLTCAEEQPVLMTEAPLTPKANREKMIEIMFETFNVPASYVATQGVLSLYASGRTTGMVIDSGEGVTHVVPIYEGYALPHAIYRVDIAGKDITEALANSLIEDGHVFSTPAEQEIIRDIKEKLAYVAFNFKQEMAAARESSTRDQLYELPDGQVIKVGSCRFSCTEILFEPSWVGVESCGMHEAITRSIRKCDIDVRRDMYANIVLSGGTTGLPGLVNRLAKELKEMAPPTTRIRIMSPPERKYGAWIGGSILASLSSFDQMWITKEDYVEFGASVVHMKCF